TCCGTATAGGCAAAATCGGCCTCTTTATTGGCTAATAATAGTTCTGCAATTTTTCGGTTGCCATTTTCACAGGCAATAATAAAAGATAGTGACATATATTTTCAGATTATGCTTTATTTAAAAGTAGTAATTCGGCTGTTTTGGCTTTCAGGTTATCATCGGAGGCCAGCATGAAAGCGGTTTCATCTTTGTCGTTTACCAGTGTAGTATCCGCACCACGCTCTATGAGTAGTTTCGCTTTGCGATAGGTTTCTTTTGCCACGTTAGCATCATAGTTGGGATTAAAGGCACAGACTTTATGCAATAGCGTATTTCCCTGCTCGTCTACAGCATCCAAATCGACATCACCAGCATCCAGGATTGTTTTGAGGATGTCCACCGGTTTTTCAGCCGCCCAGTCCAGTGCCGATTTTTGTTTGTCATAATACGGTGCCGTTTGCCTCAAGTCGGCGCCATCGGCTACCATTTTTTGCAGGAGTTTTAATTCTTTTTCCGAAGGGCTGTTTAGGCTTCGTAAAAACTCGGTCAGTATCGTTTGCCCTTCGGCAGTGACGGCATCAAATTCCGGCGTTTCATATTCCATCATCTTTTCATACAAATCCAGGCTGCGCAATTCGGCAATTGCTTTATAAAAAGCGGAATGTCCTTTTTCATCCTTCTCATTAGGATTTGCCCCATTTTTTAATAGGAGTGCTATGGCTTCTGCCCTGTTATTGCGTACTGCTACCATAAGGGGTGTCGTTTTTACAATATCACCGGCATCCACATCCAGCCCCTGATCTAACAGGTATTGCAACTGCGCCAGTACTTTATCGCCGTTTCGAACAAACATAGCATTATTACTCACCACCTGGTGGATAAAATTCTGTTCTGCGTTATTTTTATAATTAAGGTCACCTCCTGCGTCTGCGATTGCGCGGATAATGCTGATATCAGCGCCTTCTTTCAGGGCATATCCCAATAAGGTCTGATCTTCCAATTCGCTATTGAGGCTTTGTACTTTGGGCAAAAAATCGGATAAAAAAGCCTGTGATGCTTCATCAGCCGGTAATTGCCTCACGAGGCTTTCAAAAAAAGTATTTTTAAAGGAATCGTATTCATAAAGGTCTGTTTCCAACATGCCCTGATCGATAAAGAGTGGGATAAATTCGAATGCCTTATTTCGGAGGATCGCGTCATAAACGGAACCCAGTTCGTCTTTTCGAAATCCTTTGACGGAGTTGTCTCCGTTTGCTATTAATTCACGGGCAGTGTCGATTCGACCCCATTTGAGGGCCTGCATTAAATTGATTGATTCTGACATTAGGTTTGATTGTATGGGGTTATTCAAAAGTTATTACTTACATTAATTTAGGGGAGAACCGACGGAATAAGCATCCGTTATCTTTCATCTTCCCTCTTATCTCAACGTTTTATTCTACATTTCATTATTTATGTTACTGCAAAAATCCAATAGCATCCTATTTTTTGGACTTATCCCGAAATTACTATTTCATAATTTGCAAAAGATATCGTGATATTACTGCCCAAACTAAGCAAACATCCCAATAAAAAAACCAACTTTAGTATAATTTTAGTTTAAAATTAACATTCTCGCTTTTTTTAATGTGTGTAATTCTAAACCTACTAATTATGAAAAAAATTTTATTTTCTACAATGGCCTTAATGGCTTTCGGATTCATGAACGCTCAGGAAAATGCAAACGTGCCAATTACCAACAATGGCTTTAAACAAGGCGACGTTTTCATGACTGGTTCTATCGGGATTGGCTCTGAATCTACTGGCGATAATAAAACGAATTCTTTTAATGTAAAACCAAAAGCTGCTTATTTTCTGACTGAAAATATCGCTGTTGGTGCTGCTCTTGGCTTTATGTCAGGAAAAACAGAAGTTCCACTTGCTCCGGATGTAAAAACTACTGAGTTCTCAGTTGGTGTTTTCGGCAGGTATTATTTTACTCCGGGAAGCACGTTCTCTGTATTTGGCGAACTGGGTGTGGATTATATCCACTCTAAACAAGAAGCGCTTACAGAAGACACCAGTAATGCATTCCGAATTGGACTTGCACCGGGTGTGAACTATTTCGTATCGCAACATTTCGCACTGGAAGCTACTTTTGGTGTGTTAAGTTACAGAACCAACAATCCAAGCACAGATGGGGTAGACAATACCGACAACTTCAACCTGGGATTGAACTTTACGGATATTAACTTAGGACTGATCTACAGATTCTAAGCGCATATCGTTATAGCACCAAAGGCCTGATCTTTAGCGATCAGGCCTTTTTTGTTTTGGTTCCTTATGTTTCTTATTCCAGGCTACTTTCCGCGCTGTAAAATCTTTTTGGGGCAGCTGCTGTAATACTGTGAAATACGAAAACTTTAAACTATATTTGCCGATTAATTCGCTACCTTTATGGAGCTTGCGTGAGGGATTGCAGCAGAAATCCTTTTCTTTTTTATCCAAAAAAGAAAAGATTGCCGCGAAAAGCCCGACCCCCGGGGTCACGCCCAACTAAAATTGATATTAAACGAAGATGAAACATATTAGGAATTTCTGCATTATTGCACACATTGACCATGGTAAAAGTACACTGGCAGACCGACTTCTGGATGCTACACAAACGGTTACAGCCAGGGAAAAACAAGCACAATTACTGGACAATATGGATTTGGAGCGGGAACGTGGGATCACTATTAAGAGCCACGCCATCCAAATGGAATATACCTACAAAGGGGAGCAATATATCTTAAATCTTATCGATACACCGGGACACGTAGATTTCTCTTACGAAGTTTCGCGTTCTATCGCGGCCTGTGAAGGTGCTTTGCTTATCGTAGATGCAGCACAAAGTATCCAGGCACAAACGATTTCCAACTTGTACTTAGCTTTGGAAAATGACCTTGAAATCATTCCTGTATTAAATAAAATTGACCTTCCAAGTGCTAATCCTGAAGAAGTAAGCGATGATATCGTAGACTTATTGGGCTGTAAGCTGGAAGATATTATCCCTGCTTCCGGTAAAACGGGACTGGGTGTGGAAGACATATTAGCGGCTATCATCGAGCGTATCCCACCCCCAAAAGGAAGCAAAGATGAGCCTTTACAAGCGTTGATTTTTGATTCTGTCTACAATCCTTTCCGTGGTATTGAGGTAATATTCCGGGTATTAAACGGAGAAATCAAAAAAGGCCAGAAAATTAAATTTATGGCTACCGGAAATGAATATTTTGCGGATGAAATTGGCACATTAAAACTAACGCAATCTCCAAAACAGGTTATTAGTGCCGGAGATGTAGGCTACCTTATTTCCGGGATCAAAGAAGCCCGTGAGGTAAAAGTAGGCGATACACTGACCGACGCCAAAACGCCAACACAAAATATGATTCAGGGTTTTGAGGATGTAAAACCGATGGTATTTGCCGGAATCTACCCTGTTGACACGGAAGATTATGAGGAATTGAGAAATTCCATGGAGAAGCTGCAACTGAATGATGCTTCCTTAGTCTTTTTACCGGAAAGTTCTGCGGCCTTAGGTTTTGGTTTCCGTTGTGGATTCCTTGGAATGCTGCACATGGAGATCATCCAGGAACGTTTGGAGCGTGAATTCAATATGACTGTAATTACGACGGTACCTAACGTTTCCTATTTGGCTTATACCAAAAAAGATCCGGAAACGGCCCTGGTTGTAAACAATCCTACGGATTTGCCGGAACCTTCCAAACTGGACCATGTAGAAGAACCTTATATCAAAGCGACTATCATTACCAAATCGGATTTTGTGGGTAACGTAATGTCATTGTGTATTGAAAAACGCGGTGTAATCACCAACCAGACTTACCTTACAACAGACAGGGTTGAGCTTACTTTTGATATGCCATTGGCTGAGATTGTATTTGATTTTTATGACAGGCTGAAAACAGTTTCGAAAGGGTATGCCTCTTTTGACTATTCGCCGATCGGATTGCGTACTTCCAATTTAGTAAAACTGGACATTCTGCTGAATGCACAGATAGTAGATGCACTTTCAGCATTGATCCACACGGACAATGCCTACCATATTGGCAAAAAAATGTGTGAAAAATTAAAAGAACTGATCCCAAGACAACAGTT
The Flavobacterium kingsejongi genome window above contains:
- a CDS encoding ankyrin repeat domain-containing protein; this encodes MSESINLMQALKWGRIDTARELIANGDNSVKGFRKDELGSVYDAILRNKAFEFIPLFIDQGMLETDLYEYDSFKNTFFESLVRQLPADEASQAFLSDFLPKVQSLNSELEDQTLLGYALKEGADISIIRAIADAGGDLNYKNNAEQNFIHQVVSNNAMFVRNGDKVLAQLQYLLDQGLDVDAGDIVKTTPLMVAVRNNRAEAIALLLKNGANPNEKDEKGHSAFYKAIAELRSLDLYEKMMEYETPEFDAVTAEGQTILTEFLRSLNSPSEKELKLLQKMVADGADLRQTAPYYDKQKSALDWAAEKPVDILKTILDAGDVDLDAVDEQGNTLLHKVCAFNPNYDANVAKETYRKAKLLIERGADTTLVNDKDETAFMLASDDNLKAKTAELLLLNKA
- the lepA gene encoding translation elongation factor 4, which translates into the protein MKHIRNFCIIAHIDHGKSTLADRLLDATQTVTAREKQAQLLDNMDLERERGITIKSHAIQMEYTYKGEQYILNLIDTPGHVDFSYEVSRSIAACEGALLIVDAAQSIQAQTISNLYLALENDLEIIPVLNKIDLPSANPEEVSDDIVDLLGCKLEDIIPASGKTGLGVEDILAAIIERIPPPKGSKDEPLQALIFDSVYNPFRGIEVIFRVLNGEIKKGQKIKFMATGNEYFADEIGTLKLTQSPKQVISAGDVGYLISGIKEAREVKVGDTLTDAKTPTQNMIQGFEDVKPMVFAGIYPVDTEDYEELRNSMEKLQLNDASLVFLPESSAALGFGFRCGFLGMLHMEIIQERLEREFNMTVITTVPNVSYLAYTKKDPETALVVNNPTDLPEPSKLDHVEEPYIKATIITKSDFVGNVMSLCIEKRGVITNQTYLTTDRVELTFDMPLAEIVFDFYDRLKTVSKGYASFDYSPIGLRTSNLVKLDILLNAQIVDALSALIHTDNAYHIGKKMCEKLKELIPRQQFDIPIQAAIGVKVISRETIKALRKDVTAKCYGGDISRKRKLLEKQKKGKKRMRQVGNVEIPQEAFMAVLKLND
- a CDS encoding outer membrane beta-barrel protein, which codes for MKKILFSTMALMAFGFMNAQENANVPITNNGFKQGDVFMTGSIGIGSESTGDNKTNSFNVKPKAAYFLTENIAVGAALGFMSGKTEVPLAPDVKTTEFSVGVFGRYYFTPGSTFSVFGELGVDYIHSKQEALTEDTSNAFRIGLAPGVNYFVSQHFALEATFGVLSYRTNNPSTDGVDNTDNFNLGLNFTDINLGLIYRF